DNA sequence from the Devosia lacusdianchii genome:
GGCAGCGATCGCGTTGGGTGGCAGCGCTGACGCCGATGATAAAGGCCGCAAATCCCGGCGGAATGGTTCGCGCGTCGGCAATCGCCGCGAACCGGTCCGGGTGGTTGATGAACATCTGGTCGCGCCAGTCGGTCAAGGCACCCGGCTTTCCGGCCCCAGATCCACGACAATGCGGCCGAAATTCTTCTGCCATTCGCCGTAAAGGCGCGCATTCTCGGCCTCGGGAACGCTGCCGACCGGCACGGGGACGCTGGTCAACGGCGTCTGGCTCAGCAGCGATGGGACGATCAGGTCGTCGCCATCCCAGGATTTGAGCAGTGACGTTCCGGCGAACTTGGTGCGGAACTGGTCGCCGCCATGGGGGAAGACCTGCACGATCGGCGGCTCGGCGCCGGCTGACGCGCGTTGCACCAGGATGAGGCGTTGCGCGGAAACGAACCCCTCTATCCGATAGACCACCGTGCCTTGCCCGCTGGGTCGATCGACGCTGATGGCGCAGGTCAGCTTGCCGGGCGTTTCGATGAGATCGAAATTGTAGACCCGGTAGCGCCAGACCGCCACGCCATCGGTGACCGTGCGGAAATAGTGGTGCATGGGACGACGGTAGAAATCGAGTACGTCGTCGGCGCTGTAGATCGATGATTGCAGCGTGTTGTGCAGCAGCGTCTTGATCTGGTGCAGGTGCGTGGCATCGAACAGCGACCCGAACGCCATGCCGATCGCCACGCCCAGGATCGAGCTTCCGAAGGGCAGCACGATCTCGTAGGTCATCGGGCTGACCGGCCGCAGCAACACGCCGACCAGGATCATCAGCAACCCGGCCAGGATGGCCAGGATCAAGAAAGAAACACTTTGTCGTTTGATATAGCGCTCGATTGAGTCTGCTATCTTGGTCATGGCACCCCCATTGCCGCTGATCGCAGTCATCATGTATCCAATTGCCGCGTGCGACAATGCCGTGCCGCTACCGAGGAGGCGACCGTTTCCGATCTTCCAGAACAGGCTCACACCACCATAGCCGCCGAGACCTATCGCAAGTCGCGTGGGCTGTGGCGCGTGCTGGCCTTCATCGCGCTGGCCGTCGCGGTCATTGCCCTGCTGGGTCGTTTCGCCTTGCCGCAAGGTCAGGCCGGCGATTACATCGCCCGGTTGGTCATTGATGGCACCATCGCCACCAATCCCGAGCGCCTGGCGGCGATCGAGGACCTGGCTGAGGACGATGCGGTCAAAGCTGTGATCATCGCCATCAATTCTCCCGGCGGCACCACGGCTGGTGGTGAGGAGCTCTATGAAGCGCTGGGCCACCTGCGCGAGAAGAAGCCGACGGTCGCCGTTATCAATGAGCTGGGCGCCTCGGCGGCCTATATGACCGCCATCGCCACCGACCGCATTTTCGCGCGGCGGCTCTCCATCGTCGGTTCGATCGGCGTCCTCTGGCAGCACGTCAATGCCGGCAAGCTCCTCGAAACCGTCGGTATCGACCTCGACAAGGTCGCCTCGGGGCCGCTCAAGGCGGAGCCGGACTTCGATGAGCCGATGGACGGAGCGCCCCGCGCCTCGATTGCTGCACTGGTCGATGACAGCTTCCAGTGGTTCGTCGACGTCGTCGCCGAGCGGCGCGGCATGCCGCGCCCCGCCGCACTGGCCCTGGCTGACGGCCGAGTCGTTTCCGGACGCGTCGGCGTCGAATCGGGCCTGATCGACGCCATCGGTGGGGAACTTGAGGCCCTGGCCTGGCTCGAAGCCGAGCGCGATGTGCCCGCCGACCTCGATGTCAGGACCGTCTGGCCCTATCCGGAACAGGGGTTTGACCTGCTTGGCACCTTCCTCAATAGCCAGGCGCGCGCTGCGCTGGGACTGCCCGAAGGGTCCATCATGC
Encoded proteins:
- the sppA gene encoding signal peptide peptidase SppA, translated to MRQCRAATEEATVSDLPEQAHTTIAAETYRKSRGLWRVLAFIALAVAVIALLGRFALPQGQAGDYIARLVIDGTIATNPERLAAIEDLAEDDAVKAVIIAINSPGGTTAGGEELYEALGHLREKKPTVAVINELGASAAYMTAIATDRIFARRLSIVGSIGVLWQHVNAGKLLETVGIDLDKVASGPLKAEPDFDEPMDGAPRASIAALVDDSFQWFVDVVAERRGMPRPAALALADGRVVSGRVGVESGLIDAIGGELEALAWLEAERDVPADLDVRTVWPYPEQGFDLLGTFLNSQARAALGLPEGSIMLDGLVSLWQVGSRS